The genomic region GCTTTCACGCACGACAGCCCATCGCCGTGCCATGTCACGGAATATGGTAACGTCTCTCTTTAGATTTGAACGTATTACCACAACAAAGTCGAAAGCTTTGGAAGTGCGAAAGGCTGCAGAAAGAATTATCACACGCGGAAAAGAAGACACGGTTCATAACCGCCGTCAGGTTGCGAAATTCGTACAGGACGAAAAGATCCTGAACAAATTGTTCACCGATATAGGTCCGCGCATGAAGGATCGCAACGGCGGATATACGCGCATTTTAAAAATAGGTTTCCGCCAAGGCGACGCCGCGGATATGGTCATTCTTGAATTGGTAGACTACAAGCTTGATACTGAAGCCGAAGCGAAAAAAGCGGAAAAAAAGGCTGCCAAGGCTGAAAAAGCCGCCGCACCCGCTGAAAAGGCGGGCGACAAGACTGAAGCAGCTCCGAAAGCAAAGGCCAAAAAAGAACCGGCTGCAAAAAAAACCGGCGGCGGATCTGCAGCAGCGGAAAAGAAGCCGGCTCCGAAAGCTAAGGCTCCTAAAGCGGAAAAGAAACCTTCCGACGGGAAAGGGGAAAAGTAAAAGATCTGTGGAAGCGTCGATTGATTCGTATGCGGGCTGATCGGTGTATTTTGTAAAATGGAATTGCCTTAAACGGTGTTCCGTAACTTTGTAAATGCGATGTTGTAACTCGTGACAATACGGCGGGTTGCAACCCGCCGGAATCTCGAAAAAAAATCCTAAAGGCGGGTTTTTGAGATTCCCTATTATAAATAAAAAGCGGATGTGTAAATTTACGTTTATGTTCGACTTTTTATGGGAGTAGAAAATGTCTAAAAATCATCGCGGAAGCGGTTTGCGCGGACAGCCGGCTCACGGAAGAGGGAAATGTCCTGTCTGTCAAAAAGAAAATATAAAAGTTATTTATGAGCAGGAAATTGACGGAAAACAG from Treponema parvum harbors:
- the rplQ gene encoding 50S ribosomal protein L17, encoding MNHKNGFNPLSRTTAHRRAMSRNMVTSLFRFERITTTKSKALEVRKAAERIITRGKEDTVHNRRQVAKFVQDEKILNKLFTDIGPRMKDRNGGYTRILKIGFRQGDAADMVILELVDYKLDTEAEAKKAEKKAAKAEKAAAPAEKAGDKTEAAPKAKAKKEPAAKKTGGGSAAAEKKPAPKAKAPKAEKKPSDGKGEK